One segment of Platichthys flesus chromosome 15, fPlaFle2.1, whole genome shotgun sequence DNA contains the following:
- the LOC133969278 gene encoding olfactory receptor 52D1-like produces the protein MDNETALTFTMSVYAVMENYKYWLFILFLLLYLTIIFLNVLLISVVHQNKKLQQPMNVFPCILSINEIYGSTALLPTIMAMLLSERHELSVQWCIAQVYFLHTYGSAEFCILAVMGYDRYVAICNPLQYHSIISNSKTGKLALLAGMYPAVVFGGFYSLTIRLRFCGKVLPKMYCVNMELVKNSCSPAPYISIVGLVLILLLIVPQILVIVFSYAQISRVCRKLPRESQRNALKTCVPHLLSLTNYSIASLFEIIQSRFNMSHIAIEARIFLSLYFFIIPPITNPVLYGLGTQMVRVTLLKLFVRYKMLPTLLAKAVAVASV, from the coding sequence ATGGACAACGAGACGGCACTAACATTCACAATGAGTGTATACGCTGTCATGGAAAACTACAAGTATTGGCTGTTTATTCTATTCCTTCTGCTTTATCTGACTATTATCTTTTTGAATGTACTGCTCATTTCTGTCGTACACCAAAACAAAAAGTTGCAGCAGCCTATGAATGTGTTCCCGTGTATATTATCCATCAATGAAATATACGGCAGTACTGCATTGTTACCAACAATAATGGCTATGCTTTTATCTGAGAGACATGAGTTAAGCGTACAGTGGTGCATTGCTCAAGTCTATTTCCTGCACACCTACGGAAGTGCTGAGTTTTGCATTTTAGCAGTTATGGGATACGACAGGTATGTTGCCATCTGTAACCCCCTGCAATACCACAGCATCATATCTAATTCAAAGACAGGCAAGCTTGCTTTACTAGCAGGCATGTACCCAGCTGTTGTGTTCGGAGGTTTCTACTCACTGACCATCCGGTTGAGATTCTGTGGGAAAGTGCTGCCGAAAATGTACTGTGTGAACATGGAACTGGTCAAAAACTCCTGTTCGCCTGCACCGTACATAAGTATTGTGGGACTTGTACTTATTCTATTACTCATTGTGCCTCAGATCCTGGTGATAGTTTTCTCCTATGCACAAATTTCAAGAGTGTGTCGGAAGTTGCCGAGAGAATCTCAACGCAACGCTCTCAAAACTTGCGTCCCACATTTACTGTCGTTGACAAACTACAGCATTGCTTCCTTATTTGAAATTATACAAAGCAGATTTAACATGAGTCATATAGCTATTGAGGCACGCATCTTCCTGTCTTTGTACTTTTTCATCATTCCGCCCATTACCAACCCTGTGCTGTATGGGCTCGGTACTCAAATGGTCAGAGTTACTCTACTGAAACTGTTTGTTAGATATAAGATGCTGCCGACACTGTTAGCAAAGGCAGTGGCTGTAGCTTCAGTATAG